Proteins encoded together in one Musa acuminata AAA Group cultivar baxijiao chromosome BXJ3-6, Cavendish_Baxijiao_AAA, whole genome shotgun sequence window:
- the LOC135639813 gene encoding protein FAR1-RELATED SEQUENCE 5-like isoform X2 translates to MRSGPEGRRTLCNACGIAWRKGKQRKVIDYEVPMKDLVNTKMVPEVDMEFENEDKAYEFYNRYAGMIGFSVRKGWIDKSSDKITRSRTLVCSREGFRKDKKGAKEVKKPRPETRIGCPARLTIKLRPSGTYRVTEFVPDHNHQPAPPSAMHMLRSQRVLTEVQAAEADLSDDSGTTPKSANQQTGRQVAGSRSVRYLPVDHRMGLRTKRMKPMQMGDAEAVLKYLQNMQLNDPSFFHAILIDEDDKLTNIFWADAKSMSDFNYFGDVVCLDTTYRVNGYGRPFAPFLGVNHHKQIVIFGAALLYDETMESFKWLFNTFKIAMRGKQPKTILTDQSMSISNALNAVWPGTSHRLCVWQVYQNAVKHLNNVFQGSKTFSKDFGRCIFDYEDEEEFLPAWQTMLEKYDLRNNEWLANLFGDRENWALAYGRETLCADMKSTLQNENFSLLKKYLTPQLDLLSFFKHYMRVVDDHRYAELQADFHASQSVPRIPPSKMLRQAASLYTPAVFQMFHKEFEVFMDCMLFSSGEVGTISEYRITVGDNPKEYFVRLDSTDCSVACSCKKFEFVGVHCGHVLKVLDVRNIKELPERYFLKRWRRDAKTDTESDPGGVTLDGDPKSPVTTLMHAPFSSYVHHLGSRAITQFSEESPASDSHQQLLHGAAQLSQGYTTPNLHSQPIFTNSQLNH, encoded by the exons ATGCGAAGCGGCCCAGAGGGACGACGAACACTATGCAATGCATGTGGAATTGCTTGGAGAAAG GGAAAACAGAGAAAAGTTATAGACTATGAAGTTCCAATGAAGGACTTGGTAAATACAAAAATGGTGCCAGAAGTCGATATGGAATTTGAAAATGAAGACAAAGCATATGAATTCTACAACAGATATGCTGGGATGATAGGATTTAGTGTACGGAAAGGTTGGATAGATAAATCATCTGACAAAATTACTCGATCCAGAACACTTGTTTGCTCAAGAGAAGGATTTCGTAAAGACAAAAAGGGAGCCAAGGAAGTAAAGAAACCACGACCAGAAACTAGAATTGGTTGCCCAGCACGTTTGACCATTAAACTTAGACCTAGTGGTACATACCGTGTTACTGAATTTGTGCCAGACCATAACCATCAGCCTGCACCCCCTTCAGCTATGCACATGTTAAGGTCTCAAAGGGTATTGACTGAAGTTCAAGCTGCCGAGGCAGATTTATCTGATGATTCTGGAACCACTCCAAAATCAGCTAACCAGCAAACAGGCAGACAGGTTGCAGGTTCTCGAAGTGTCAGATATCTTCCCGTAGATCACAGAATGGGTCTTCGCACAAAACGTATGAAGCCTATGCAGATGGGAGATGCAGAAGCTGTACTGAAGTACCTACAAAACATGCAACTTAATGACCCATCTTTTTTTCATGCAATACTAATTGATGAGGATGATAAATTGACCAATATTTTCTGGGCAGATGCGAAGTCTATGTCTGACTTCAACTACTTTGGTGATGTTGTTTGTCTAGATACAACTTACAGGGTGAATGGATATGGTAGGCCATTTGCACCTTTTCTAGGTGTCAATCACCACAAGCAAATAGTTATTTTTGGTGCAGCTCTCCTGTATGATGAAACCATGGAGTCTTTCAAGTGGTTGTTTAATACTTTCAAGATTGCAATGCGTGGAAAACAACCAAAAACTATCCTGACGGACCAGTCTATGTCGATAAGCAATGCGCTAAATGCAGTTTGGCCAGGTACCAGTCATCGTCTTTGCGTGTGGCAAGTCTATCAAAATGCTGTTAAGCATCTTAACAATGTGTTCCAAGGTTCAAAGACTTTTTCAAAGGATTTTGGTAGGTGTATCTTTGACTATGAAGATGAGGAAGAGTTCTTGCCAGCATGGCAGACAATGCTAGAAAAGTATGATCTTAGAAACAATGAATGGTTGGCAAATCTTTTTGGAGATAGGGAGAATTGGGCCTTGGCATATGGCCGAGAAACACTTTGTGCTGATATGAAAAGCACGCTACAAAATGAAAACtttagtttgctaaagaagtaccTGACACCACAACTTGACCTGCTGTCGTTTTTTAAGCATTACATGAGGGTGGTGGATGACCATAGATATGCTGAACTGCAAGCTGATTTCCATGCGAGCCAAAGTGTTCCAAGAATACCTCCTTCAAAAATGTTGAGGCAAGCAGCTTCATTGTATACTCCTGCAGTGTTTCAAATGTTTCATAAAGAGTTTGAGGTATTCATGGATTGCATGCTATTCAGCAGTGGTGAGGTTGGGACAATATCAGAATATAGAATCACTGTTGGTGATAATCCAAAAGAATACTTTGTTAGGCTCGATTCAACTGATTGTTCAGTTGCCTGCAGTTGTAAAAAATTTGAATTTGTTGGGGTTCATTGTGGTCATGTATTAAAAGTACTTGATGTTAGAAACATTAAAGAGCTACCAGAACGGTATTTCTTGAAGAGGTGGAGAAGGGATGCTAAGACTGATACAGAGTCCGACCCTGGAGGGGTTACACTTGATGGCGACCCTAAGTCTCCTGTAACAACTCTAATGCATGCACCCTTCTCCTCATATGTTCATCACCTAGGATCTCGTGCAATAACTCAATTTAGTGAG GAATCTCCAGCTTCTGATTCACATCAACAATTACTCCATGGCGCTGCTCAGTTAAGTCAG GGTTATACAACACCAAATCTGCATTCACAACCAATTTTCACTAATTCTCAGTTGAATCACTAG
- the LOC135639813 gene encoding protein FAR1-RELATED SEQUENCE 5-like isoform X1, translated as MPIEQDKDQEVQAGNGEDLVEGPVRCHNCGISAKLTCHMRSGPEGRRTLCNACGIAWRKGKQRKVIDYEVPMKDLVNTKMVPEVDMEFENEDKAYEFYNRYAGMIGFSVRKGWIDKSSDKITRSRTLVCSREGFRKDKKGAKEVKKPRPETRIGCPARLTIKLRPSGTYRVTEFVPDHNHQPAPPSAMHMLRSQRVLTEVQAAEADLSDDSGTTPKSANQQTGRQVAGSRSVRYLPVDHRMGLRTKRMKPMQMGDAEAVLKYLQNMQLNDPSFFHAILIDEDDKLTNIFWADAKSMSDFNYFGDVVCLDTTYRVNGYGRPFAPFLGVNHHKQIVIFGAALLYDETMESFKWLFNTFKIAMRGKQPKTILTDQSMSISNALNAVWPGTSHRLCVWQVYQNAVKHLNNVFQGSKTFSKDFGRCIFDYEDEEEFLPAWQTMLEKYDLRNNEWLANLFGDRENWALAYGRETLCADMKSTLQNENFSLLKKYLTPQLDLLSFFKHYMRVVDDHRYAELQADFHASQSVPRIPPSKMLRQAASLYTPAVFQMFHKEFEVFMDCMLFSSGEVGTISEYRITVGDNPKEYFVRLDSTDCSVACSCKKFEFVGVHCGHVLKVLDVRNIKELPERYFLKRWRRDAKTDTESDPGGVTLDGDPKSPVTTLMHAPFSSYVHHLGSRAITQFSEESPASDSHQQLLHGAAQLSQGYTTPNLHSQPIFTNSQLNH; from the exons ATGCCGATCGAGCAGGATAAGGACCAGGAGGTGCAGGCCGGCAATGGCGAGGATTTGGTGGAGGGCCCAGTCAG ATGCCATAATTGTGGAATCAGCGCAAAGCTTACATGCCATATGCGAAGCGGCCCAGAGGGACGACGAACACTATGCAATGCATGTGGAATTGCTTGGAGAAAG GGAAAACAGAGAAAAGTTATAGACTATGAAGTTCCAATGAAGGACTTGGTAAATACAAAAATGGTGCCAGAAGTCGATATGGAATTTGAAAATGAAGACAAAGCATATGAATTCTACAACAGATATGCTGGGATGATAGGATTTAGTGTACGGAAAGGTTGGATAGATAAATCATCTGACAAAATTACTCGATCCAGAACACTTGTTTGCTCAAGAGAAGGATTTCGTAAAGACAAAAAGGGAGCCAAGGAAGTAAAGAAACCACGACCAGAAACTAGAATTGGTTGCCCAGCACGTTTGACCATTAAACTTAGACCTAGTGGTACATACCGTGTTACTGAATTTGTGCCAGACCATAACCATCAGCCTGCACCCCCTTCAGCTATGCACATGTTAAGGTCTCAAAGGGTATTGACTGAAGTTCAAGCTGCCGAGGCAGATTTATCTGATGATTCTGGAACCACTCCAAAATCAGCTAACCAGCAAACAGGCAGACAGGTTGCAGGTTCTCGAAGTGTCAGATATCTTCCCGTAGATCACAGAATGGGTCTTCGCACAAAACGTATGAAGCCTATGCAGATGGGAGATGCAGAAGCTGTACTGAAGTACCTACAAAACATGCAACTTAATGACCCATCTTTTTTTCATGCAATACTAATTGATGAGGATGATAAATTGACCAATATTTTCTGGGCAGATGCGAAGTCTATGTCTGACTTCAACTACTTTGGTGATGTTGTTTGTCTAGATACAACTTACAGGGTGAATGGATATGGTAGGCCATTTGCACCTTTTCTAGGTGTCAATCACCACAAGCAAATAGTTATTTTTGGTGCAGCTCTCCTGTATGATGAAACCATGGAGTCTTTCAAGTGGTTGTTTAATACTTTCAAGATTGCAATGCGTGGAAAACAACCAAAAACTATCCTGACGGACCAGTCTATGTCGATAAGCAATGCGCTAAATGCAGTTTGGCCAGGTACCAGTCATCGTCTTTGCGTGTGGCAAGTCTATCAAAATGCTGTTAAGCATCTTAACAATGTGTTCCAAGGTTCAAAGACTTTTTCAAAGGATTTTGGTAGGTGTATCTTTGACTATGAAGATGAGGAAGAGTTCTTGCCAGCATGGCAGACAATGCTAGAAAAGTATGATCTTAGAAACAATGAATGGTTGGCAAATCTTTTTGGAGATAGGGAGAATTGGGCCTTGGCATATGGCCGAGAAACACTTTGTGCTGATATGAAAAGCACGCTACAAAATGAAAACtttagtttgctaaagaagtaccTGACACCACAACTTGACCTGCTGTCGTTTTTTAAGCATTACATGAGGGTGGTGGATGACCATAGATATGCTGAACTGCAAGCTGATTTCCATGCGAGCCAAAGTGTTCCAAGAATACCTCCTTCAAAAATGTTGAGGCAAGCAGCTTCATTGTATACTCCTGCAGTGTTTCAAATGTTTCATAAAGAGTTTGAGGTATTCATGGATTGCATGCTATTCAGCAGTGGTGAGGTTGGGACAATATCAGAATATAGAATCACTGTTGGTGATAATCCAAAAGAATACTTTGTTAGGCTCGATTCAACTGATTGTTCAGTTGCCTGCAGTTGTAAAAAATTTGAATTTGTTGGGGTTCATTGTGGTCATGTATTAAAAGTACTTGATGTTAGAAACATTAAAGAGCTACCAGAACGGTATTTCTTGAAGAGGTGGAGAAGGGATGCTAAGACTGATACAGAGTCCGACCCTGGAGGGGTTACACTTGATGGCGACCCTAAGTCTCCTGTAACAACTCTAATGCATGCACCCTTCTCCTCATATGTTCATCACCTAGGATCTCGTGCAATAACTCAATTTAGTGAG GAATCTCCAGCTTCTGATTCACATCAACAATTACTCCATGGCGCTGCTCAGTTAAGTCAG GGTTATACAACACCAAATCTGCATTCACAACCAATTTTCACTAATTCTCAGTTGAATCACTAG
- the LOC103989989 gene encoding uncharacterized protein LOC103989989, producing the protein MARVDPSIAAPGRLLRLLIYCGIFLLPFFFSASVDASVHSYVGDKFGPKGNAFVLHGGSEGLYASLPDPNATAGPGDAFIRFEKITFRRPEQATENSKDTDNVMVQAIVFEVEDRETIGGSAYGGQRAVCCTADLAKLGACTQGTVIYRPSTQNPNWPQVLVASFSGKDLVATLPSHSIPITRTGMYNLYFIYCDPALSGLAIEGKTVWKNPTGYLPGRMAPLMNFYGLMSLAFVILGIFWFSQYARFWKEVLPLQNCITLVIALGMFEMALWYFEYAEFNETGLRPMGITFWAVTFGTVKRTVSRIIILVVSMGYGVVRPTLGGLTSKVIMFGATFFLASEILELVENVGSVSDLAGKARLFLVLPVALLDAFFILWIFTSLSKTLDKLQARRLMAKLDIYRKFTNALGVALVLSVCWICYELYFKSTDIYNERWQNAWIIPAFWQVLSFSLLCVIADLWAPSQNSKRYAYSDDGTEDFDREDSLSLIKPGPIPSKDTRGSLASIDARAAVTSNTTTSNNGDIEEDKRE; encoded by the exons ATGGCGCGCGTCGATCCGTCCATTGCCGCCCCCGGCCGTCTTCTTCGGCTGCTCATCTACTGTGGCATCTTCcttctccccttcttcttctccgccTCTGTGGATGCCTCGGTGCACAGCTACGTCGGCGACAAGTTCGGTCCGAAAGGCAATGCCTTCGTTCTCCACGGCGGCAGCGAGGGCCTCTACGCCTCCCTCCCCGATCCCAACGCCACCGCCGGCCCCGGCGACGCCTTCATCCG CTTTGAGAAGATCACATTCAGGCGGCCTGAGCAAGCTACTGAAAATAGTAAAGACACTGATAACGTTATGGTACAAGCGATTGTATTTGAGGTAGAAGATCGGGAAACAATTGGTGGGTCAGCCTATGGTGGTCAACGAGCTGTCTGTTGCACAGCAGATCTGGCAAAATTAGGTGCCTGCACTCAAGGCACAGTTATCTATCGGCCCTCCACTCAGAACCCTAACTGGCCACAAGTGCTTGTTGCTAGTTTCAGTGGAAAGGATCTTGTTGCGACACTGCCATCCCACAGTATACCCATCACGAGAACTGGGATGTACAACCTGTATTTTATATATTGTGATCCAGCACTCAGTGGCCTGGCTATAGAGGGGAAGACTGTGTGGAAAAATCCCACTGGCTACCTGCCAGGAAGGATGGCCCCTCTCATGAACTTTTATGGATTAATGTCTCTTGCATTTGTGATACTTGGGATATTTTGGTTTTCACAGTACGCGAGGTTTTGGAAAGAGGTTCTTCCACTTCAGAACTGCATAACACTAGTCATTGCATTAGGCATGTTTGAAATGGCATTGTGGTACTTTGAATATGCTGAATTCAATGAAACTGGACTCAGACCAATGGGGATTACCTTTTGGGCAGTAACCTTTGGTACAGTAAAAAGAACAGTGTCACGAATCATTATTCTGGTTGTTTCAATGGGGTATGGAGTTGTTAGGCCTACTTTGGGCGGCCTCACTTCTAAGGTGATCATGTTTGGAGCAACATTTTTCCTAGCATCTGAGATACTTGAGTTGGTGGAGAATGTAGGTTCCGTAAGCGATCTTGCTGGAAAAGCAAGATTGTTCTTGGTTCTTCCTGTGGCACTCCTGGATGCATTCTTCATTCTTTGGatttttacttctctttcaaaAACTCTGGACAAACTCCAG GCAAGACGGTTGATGGCTAAGCTAGACATTTACAGGAAATTTACTAATGCATTGGGTGTTGCTCTTGTTTTGTCCGTCTGTTGGATTTGCTATGAG CTGTATTTCAAATCAACTGACATATACAACGAGCGCTGGCAGAATGCTTGGATCATTCCTGCCTTTTGGCAGGTCCTCTCCTTCTCTCTTCTCTGTGTGATCGCCGATCTTTGGGCACCCTCCCAAAACTCAAAGAG ATATGCTTACTCGGATGACGGAACTGAAGATTTCGACCGAGAGGATTCGCTCTCTCTAATAAAACCAGGACCAATTCCTTCAAAGGATACTCGCGGTTCTTTAGCTTCGATCGATGCTAGAGCGGCCGTGACCAGCAACACTACGACCTCAAACAATGGAGACATCGAAGAAGATAAAAGGGAGTAG
- the LOC103989988 gene encoding protein JINGUBANG-like, with protein sequence MGTAPRGSIPCNGNHDDDDCNHLPPKSLSLHYHSHPCLHHQCVTTIRAHACYVAALAVHGTSVYSGGSDQEIRVWPSVLLDSSSTARTDHPASFTVAQTESPVKSLLVSGDNLFSSHQDGEIRVWQINQREQRCYKLKAVLPTSMDRFLSFLSPKNYVQVRRHKKCSWVHHVDAVSGLALSHDGALLYSISWDRTLKVWRTSGFRCIESVAGAHQDAINAIAVSRNGHVYTGSADAKINVWRRSGEEGKHSLVQTLERHRSAVNALALSADDRVLYSGASDRSVVVWEGGSGGMAATGELRGHRRAILCLVAAGDVVCSGSADTTVRVWRRGREQKGRHSCLAVMEGHGGPVKSLAMVVLESSSSSSSSTCLVLSGGLDCDLKLWRLSVPSLS encoded by the coding sequence ATGGGCACAGCACCTCGTGGCTCCATTCCCTGTAATGGCaatcatgatgatgatgactgcAACCATCTTCCGCCCAAATCCCTCTCCCTTCACTACCATAGCCATCCCTGTCTTCACCACCAGTGCGTCACCACCATTAGAGCTCACGCTTGCTACGTCGCTGCCCTCGCTGTTCATGGGACGTCCGTCTACAGCGGCGGCTCCGACCAAGAGATCAGAGTCTGGCCATCTGTTCTTTTAGACTCGTCGTCCACAGCGAGGACTGATCATCCTGCGAGCTTCACTGTGGCTCAAACAGAGAGCCCGGTGAAATCGCTTCTTGTGTCAGGTGACAACCTGTTCAGCTCTCACCAAGACGGCGAGATCCGCGTGTGGCAGATAAACCAGAGGGAGCAGCGCTGCTACAAGCTGAAAGCAGTTTTGCCGACCTCCATGGACCGGTTTTTGAGCTTCCTGTCGCCCAAGAACTATGTGCAGGTCCGCAGACACAAGAAGTGCTCCTGGGTGCACCACGTTGACGCCGTCTCCGGCCTCGCGCTCTCGCACGACGGCGCGCTCCTCTACTCCATCTCCTGGGACCGAACTCTAAAGGTGTGGCGCACCTCCGGGTTCAGGTGCATAGAGTCCGTCGCGGGCGCCCACCAGGACGCCATCAACGCGATCGCGGTGTCGCGGAACGGCCACGTCTACACGGGCTCGGCCGACGCCAAGATCAACGTGTGGAGGAGGAGTGGCGAGGAGGGGAAGCACTCGCTGGTGCAGACGCTGGAGCGGCACCGGTCGGCGGTGAACGCGCTGGCGCTGAGCGCCGACGACCGAGTGCTGTACTCGGGAGCGTCCGACCGCTCCGTGGTGGTGTGGGAAGGGGGCAGCGGGGGGATGGCGGCCACCGGGGAGCTCAGGGGACACAGGAGGGCCATCCTGTGCCTTGTGGCGGCCGGGGACGTGGTCTGCAGCGGCTCGGCGGATACGACGGTGAGGGTGTGGAGGAGAGGACGAGAGCAGAAGGGGCGCCACAGCTGCTTGGCCGTAATGGAAGGCCACGGAGGGCCGGTCAAGAGCTTGGCGATGGTAGTGCtggaaagcagcagcagcagcagtagtagtaCATGCCTGGTTCTCAGTGGAGGTTTGGACTGTGATCTAAAGCTGTGGAGACTCTCAGTTCCTTCTCTCTCTTAG
- the LOC135641171 gene encoding selenium-binding protein 1-like: MAGAAKVQGCCADTRPGYASPLEAMSGPREALIYVTCVYNGTGIEKPDYLATVDVDPNSPTYSKVIHRLPVPNIGDELHHSGWNACSSCHGDPSVVRQFLILPSLLSSRIYVVDTAKIPRAPSLHKVVEPTDILQKTGLAYPHTSHCLASGNIMVSCLGDKEGNATGSGFLLLDSDFNVKGRWEKPGHSPLFGYDFWYQPRHKTMISSSWGAPAAFSKGFNLQHVSDGLYGRHLYVYSWPDGELKQTLDLGNAGLLPLETRFLHDPSKDTGFVGCALSSNMVRFFKTTDGLWNHEVAISVTPLKVRNWILPEMPGLITDFLISLDDRYLYFVNWLHGDVRQYNIEDPSKPVLTGQIWVGGLLQKGSDVVCVSEDGVESQFSVPVIKGNRLRGGPQMIQLSLDGKRLYVTNSLFSVWDQQFYGPDLVKKGSHMLQIDVNTEQGGLTINPNFFVDFGTEPDGPALAHEMRYPGGDCTSDIWI, from the exons GCACTGGAATAGAAAAACCGGACTACTTGGCGACAGTGGATGTTGATCCTAACTCCCCAACATATTCCAAAGTAATTCACAGGCTTCCCGTGCCCAATATTGGTGATGAACTGCATCATTCTGGTTGGAACGCCTGCAGTTCTTGTCATGGTGACCCTTCAGTAGTTCGGCAATTCTTGATTTTGCCTTCATTGCT ATCCAGTCGCATATATGTTGTTGACACTGCAAAAATTCCAAGAGCTCCATCATTGCATAAGGTTGTTGAGCCCACAGATATTCTGCAAAAGACTGGGCTAGCATATCCTCATACCTCTCATTGCCTTGCGTCTGGTAATATAATGGTCTCTTGCCTTGGAGATAAAGAAGGAAATGCAACGGGGAGTGGCTTCCTGCTTCTTGATTCAGATTTCAATGTGAAAGGAAG GTGGGAAAAACCAGGTCATAGTCCTTTGTTTGGCTATGATTTTTGGTACCAACCACGTCACAAGACCATGATCAGCTCATCATGGGGAGCTCCTGCAGCTTTTTCAAAGGGTTTCAACCTACAACATGTTTCAGACGGATTATATGGAAGACACTTGTATGTTTATAGCTGGCCAGATGGTGAACTAAAGCAGACATTGGATCTTGGAAATGCAGGGCTCTTACCCTTAGAA ACACGATTTCTGCATGACCCATCTAAAGACACTGGCTTTGTTGGCTGTGCTTTGTCCAGCAACATGGTGAGATTTTTCAAGACCACAGATGGTCTCTGGAACCATGAG GTTGCCATATCTGTAACTCCACTGAAGGTGCGAAACTGGATTCTACCCGAAATGCCAGGGTTGATCACAGACTTTCTCATCTCTCTTGATGATCGGTACCTCTATTTTGTCAACTGGCTTCATGGAGATGTTAGACAGTATAACATTGAAGATCCTTCAAAGCCGGTGCTGACAGGACAAATATGGGTTGGAGGTCTCCTTCAGAAGGGAAGTGACGTAGTCTGTGTGTCAGAGGATGGGGTGGAGTCACAATTTAGTGTACCTGTGATTAAG GGAAATCGACTTAGAGGAGGACCGCAGATGATTCAACTGAGCTTGGATGGGAAGCGGCTGTACGTGACAAACTCACTCTTTAGTGTGTGGGATCAACAATTTTATGGCCCAGATCTCGTGAAGAAGGGATCTCACATGTTGCAGATTGATGTGAACACCGAGCAAGGTGGGTTGACCATAAATCCAAACTTCTTTGTTGACTTTGGGACAGAGCCTGATGGACCTGCACTGGCACATGAGATGAGGTATCCTGGTGGAGACTGCACTTCCGATATTTGGATATAG